The genomic segment AGGGTACTATGCAGGCCACTAACCTGCCATTACTTTTAAGCACCCTAATGCTTTCCCTCAGTATGGCTTCAGGATTCATCGCAAAGCATAATGTGACCACTATTATTACGTAGTCCATTGATGAATCCCTAATAGGCATCAACTCTCCAACCCCCGAGACCACGGCCCAGGTCCTATCCTTAGCTAGCTTAATCATTCCTGGTGATGGTTCAAGGGCAATGGCGTTAATTAGCCTTGTGAAGAAGCCGCTTCCAGCCCCAACATCTAGGCCTAGGCCACTTAATCCAAGCGCCTTAATAGTATCCTCCTCTGACTTAGCCAGTAACTGGTGTTTACTGTACC from the Caldivirga maquilingensis IC-167 genome contains:
- a CDS encoding class I SAM-dependent methyltransferase, whose amino-acid sequence is MYTIDLFNNRANEYDSWYSKHQLLAKSEEDTIKALGLSGLGLDVGAGSGFFTRLINAIALEPSPGMIKLAKDRTWAVVSGVGELMPIRDSSMDYVIIVVTLCFAMNPEAILRESIRVLKSNGRLVACIVPLESQWGALYSELGSRGHPYYSRARFLTIKQVTEALIRLGVRVTGYVATLSRGVGEYYEAPSVINNSDAGRYGFVCVNAVK